In Porites lutea chromosome 1, jaPorLute2.1, whole genome shotgun sequence, a single genomic region encodes these proteins:
- the LOC140929125 gene encoding putative adhesion G protein-coupled receptor E4P has product MEDVKIVEKQLGNLVMDIGNENDPVFRLEQILEKKVEVVLLCCSIGAITIYFIVLLVLRVEITEKIFVHVNMLLSLGIAHLVYVLDFTVFTNRVEHPVLCSTVVVTLHFLETALLTWMFVEGINLYNKLVKVFSMRKQYLAFAAIGWGIPAVIVGITAAIKPSTYDMEAPLKEVICGPFKFTGRPEKER; this is encoded by the exons ATGGAAGATGTAAAG aTTGTAGAAAAACAACTTGGTAACCTCGTTATGGATATCGGGAACGAAAATGATCCTGTATTTAGGCTCGAAcaaatattggaaaaaaaagtgGAGGTCGTGCTTCTATGCTGTTCCATCGGGGCAATAACTATTTACTTTATCGTGCTACTTGTCCTAAG AGTGGAAATCACAGAAAAGATTTTTGTGCACGTAAATATGCTACTTTCGCTGGGCATTGCACACCTGGTGTACGTATTGGATTTTACAGTGTTTACCAACAGAGTAGAACATCCA GTTCTCTGTTCGACTGTTGTGGTAACTCTTCATTTTCTGGAAACAGCTCTGTTAACCTGGATGTTTGTGGAAGGGATAAACCTCTACAACAAGTTGGTCAAGGTTTTTTCGATGCGAAAGCAATACTTAGCTTTCGCGGCAATAGGATGGG GAATTCCAGCGGTCATTGTGGGCATTACAGCTGCCATAAAGCCCTCTACGTATGACATGGAAGCACCATTGAAGGAAGTCATATGTGGACCGTTTAAGTTTACTGGACGTCCTGAGAAAGAAAGGTAA
- the LOC140937933 gene encoding uncharacterized protein KIAA1958-like — MSERFVDVGSVDNFIAEQENKATLQKTQRDVKLLQTFLGTRTELRKVEEIPALELNEYVCEFIISVRTKDGKDYEPSSLRSLLASFERHLKKNSYSASIMNDLVFEKTRNVLMSKQKELKKKGKGNRPNASIALTSDELNTLYEKGLLGTRNPEALLNTPWLNNTMHFGLRGCKEHRDMCWGDVKLKETADSKEYLEFNERQTKTRIGSDCRDIRAMPPKTFATDGSEKDPIVVYKLYAQKRPEKMNEDDSPFYLAVNNNLKAESLQTKEGFKVGPVGINKLNGLMKTMAQKAGINNERLRNHSGRKTMIQTLSENDIPPTHIAQLSGHKNLKSIENYSKVSTKQQMKMSQVLSSVVAGTATKTSSYEKSNPTISPSTSESQQSMALFSGTVVEGGNFSININTVNQSPKLKLEESSPPEALPRWKRLRPLEDSDDE; from the coding sequence atgtCGGAAAGGTTTGTGGACGTCGGTTCAGTTGACAATTTTATTGcagaacaagaaaacaaagccaCATTACAAAAAACACAACGAGATGTAAAACTTTTGCAAACCTTTTTAGGAACCAGGACTGAACTTagaaaagttgaagaaattccAGCATTGGAGTTAAACGAATACGTCTGCGAGTTTATCATTTCGGTCAGAACCAAAGATGGGAAAGACTATGAGCCTTCTTCGCTCAGAAGTCTATTGGCAAGTTTTGAACGACATCTAAAAAAGAACAGCTACTCTGCCAGTATCATGAATGACCTCGTAtttgagaaaacaagaaacgtCCTCATGTCCAAACAGAAAGAgttaaagaagaaaggaaaaggaaacaggCCAAACGCTTCGATAGCTTTAACCAGTGATGAATTGAATACGCTATACGAAAAAGGCCTTCTCGGTACACGAAATCCTGAAGCGTTGTTAAACACACCCTGGTTAAACAACACTATGCATTTTGGCCTCAGAGGCTGCAAAGAACATAGAGACATGTGCTGGGGCGATGTAAAGTTGAAGGAAACAGCTGACAGCAAGGAATATTTGGAATTTAATGAAAGACAAACCAAAACAAGAATCGGTTCAGACTGCCGCGATATCAGGGCAATGCCGCCTAAAACGTTTGCCACTGATGGATCAGAAAAAGATCCTATAGTGGTCTACAAGCTCTACGCTCAGAAGAGACCTGAGAAAATGAATGAAGACGATTCTCCCTTTTATTTAGCTGTCAACAACAATTTAAAGGCTGAGTCGCTTCAGACGAAAGAGGGGTTCAAGGTTGGTCCTGTTGGCATAAACAAACTTAACGGTCTCATGAAAACTATGGCTCAAAAAGCAGGAATAAACAACGAACGTCTCCGAAATCACAGTGGTAGAAAAACTATGATACAAACACTCAGCGAAAATGATATTCCACCGACTCATATCGCTCAGTTGTCAGGACATAAAAATCTAAAAAGTATCGAAAACTACAGCAAGGTCTCGACAAAACAGCAGATGAAAATGTCTCAAGTTCTTAGCAGTGTTGTAGCTGGTACTGCAACCAAGACGTCCTCGTATGAAAAATCCAATCCAACGATTTCTCCATCTACTTCTGAATCACAGCAATCTATGGCTTTGTTCAGCGGGACTGTCGTTGAAGGGGGCAATTTTTCAATCAACATAAACACGGTTAATCAGTCACCAAAGCTCAAACTAGAGGAATCTAGCCCACCAGAAGCGTTGCCACGATGGAAGAGACTGAGGCCTTTGGAGGACAGTGACGATGAGTAA